Part of the Trichoplusia ni isolate ovarian cell line Hi5 chromosome 16, tn1, whole genome shotgun sequence genome, ATTTAAGGCCGtaatacttgtaaaaaaaatgaattcagTAACTTTTCCGCTTTGCAATAAAGAAGAGAAAAATGATTGCAATAAAAAGCCTTCAGGATCCAAAATTAAGGCTGGTGTGATAAGCTTATTTACCCTATACTGGGATGAGAAGTGCAAGCAAAATCAGATTCTAAGACCCAATTAATATTGTTCACGAACCTGTACAAAGTATAAACAGCACGGAAATCATGCCAACTCAGCTTCCTGGCAATAAACATCAGATTCACTGAGAGCAAAACCAACTTTCCACACATCGAACGAAACTTTGTTAAACTTCAAACCGACTAGAACGCTCATTTTGAAGCTAAATCTAATTGAAGGTCCGACACCGAGGGCTCCCACATTTTCACTGCCCGCTCGAAACAgagattgaatttaaatttgcgTAGCGGTATCGAACTCCATTACGATTCATAGAACGAACCGGTCGCCTCACCATTGATCATATTAATCAAACTGGACCTTATTAACATTAGTTACGGTATACCGAACTTAACGTCGCAAAACAATGAAGTGCAAAGGAAGATTCGCACAAAAATTTCAACTCAGCAAaagtttcttgaaaaaaaaatagattttctctTTATGAAAATAGCAAAAGAAAGTGGAAAAAGGTAACTTTTATTAGTTACTAGGTATACCTTTAATAGCATTAGGTAACCTAAAACAGCTCATCATTAGACACCTACTTATCTAGCCAGGTACCTACCAATTAGTTTAAAACGTAGGCGACCTCAAAATACATCTCGCTAAGCAACAATATCTTTGAAATTCTCGTGTTTGAAATTTTTAGTCCTGCTATGGACCTTTCTAAGCTGAATTGatgatttttacattaaattaaaagcacCACCTGCCCAATTTTTGTCATAGTTTATTTCTTACGACCGCCTTCTAAGGGCGCGACATAATGCTGACAGGTGATTAAACTTATGGTCATCAACGTAGGGGTTTACACTCGCACCTTATAGGCTACACGAATAATTTATGGATCGAATTTagacagttaaattaaaattgtaacttcCTTATAGATAAAAtgaatgtttcaatatttttatttcgtttcgttATGCAAATAATTAGACCTCAAACTACGCTAAGATTACACCCCGGTCAAGTCTTTTTCTTTACCAGGTGGAATCTGCCGACTCCAGACTTATAATCTACCTCCTAAGTCCACGATTACGGAAAACATGTCGATAACCTTCGGCAGATACATTTCGCGGCTGCCTCCTGCCTCGTGTGGCCAGCTTACTCCCGACTAGAGTGTGGCAGATATATAAATCGCTTTAGCCCTCAAAATAGCCGTCGTGGAGCTTTGAAATCATACTACCCAGttttacatgattttttaaagatttttgttgaaatttccatgaaaaaaaaGAGCCACTGATAACTAATAGTTTGAATAATCAGACTTTAAAAAATCCGCCTCTTCGCGTTTATTTCATTCGCAGCTTAAGTTAGATTTCACCTGAGCAATTCAATTTTCCAAAAAGCTATATTTACAATCATCAATTGGTTTTTATTCTGCATAGTTAATAATTCAGTACAAACATTCTTTAAGGAAGAGTACTAGTTTCCAAggctcatttatttttatagaaagtaATTGTTTGACCTTTCACTATAGTTGACATCTGACACTTCAACTGTCAGTTTGCGACTTGACAGCTGACAGTTAATTTTTACCGCTTGGCGCTCTATATTTCATAAATTGTGATGCTTGGTATAAACTAGATCGTTAAACTCGTTTTGAataaaggaaatgaaataaatactgtATAACAGTAACACTGTTCAGTTCGCACTTCCTTCTTCCGTTTTATTAACGTTCTGCTAATAGAGTCAAAACGCTCAAGTGGAAgcatttaatttcatcaattattgataaaacaaGTATCATATTAAGTATTCAGAAATTCTAGAATAAACCGCACAATGTCCCTAGTTATTGAGAACACGAAGATCTTGGAGTTCTTGGAGCTTGTCGGTCGTCTGAAGGTTcgtaagtttttagtttttctgttaTTCCTATTTGCTTCATCAATATTCCAATTTATGAAAGCGAGTATGATTTATTTGCTCGGTTTGTAAAATACCAATGATAATTAGTTTACGCTTGAAGGTTTTACAGAACgctatatataatatattactttacCTATTAGATTTTTCTTATATAAGATATTTTACAGCATGTGAAAAGGACTGGTTGGGTGCTTTGCGATATAAATGAATGCGAATCCATTGCTGGTCATATGTACCGAATGGGGCTGATGACCTTCTTGCTAACAGAAGAGAACAATCCTACAAACCTTGACAGGTTCAGGTGTCTCCAAATTGGTAAGGTTTCAGTAAGCTTTTTGAACTGCATGTTGTAGTTTAGTTCCTATCACTGTAACTGAAGGTCAAAGGGTTAAATGTATGAGTGTTGTGGCATGCTCTAATCTATATTTAAGTTATAGTAAAGCCCATCTGATTTAAcatgtaagaaaaaatattgttcagaATAGTAAAAGAATCACAGCTTGTTTGTAAGTTTATTGTGAGTTCTTAAAAGTAAGACGAAGATGGCTTGACTGTGAAAAACTCACTATTTCTTATATATTCTAAACAGTACCAACGGTTGTGttgtcaatatttttgtgaagttAGGTTAAATATTTCCTGTACTGGATCATGTGGTTGCTAAGCGCCAATTCCTAAACAATAACCAAgaagtgatatttttaaaccatGATCAATGTTTTGCATCATACATTCCTCCTATAAGAGACAAGTTGTGATTTCCAATATTGCCATAAATGCCTTTGAAAGcatgtatgttaaaaaaaatattttaaaaattccaGCTCTTGTCCATGACTTGGCTGAGTGCATAGTTGGAGATCTTACACCACACTGTGGTGTATCACCGGAAGAGAAACATCGGCGAGAGGATGAGGCTATGAAGAAGATAGCTGAACTCACCGGCATTGCTGGTGACAGAATGTATGAGCTGTATAAAGTGAGTATTATGCCTGAGGACCTAGTAACAAACcttcaagtaatattattgatattgtatGGGCTGGATGCAACAaacacataaacaaataaaaattgctgCAATTATTCCCAggattataatgataaaatcaTATCTTTTAAAAGACATCACAGTTATTGATAATAATTGCAATACTGATAACACTAAGTGCATAACCATGTAAATAAACTGCACCCTCATTGGTTATTACTGCACCTTAAATTGAagatagtttaataataataattagcacaaaatactaataatgaTTGTTTCTATTGCTGCAAAATTTTGAGATATCTTCATACTATAACTTGGTTCATTATTGATAGCCATTTATAGCACTTTAAAAACACACTTTAAATCATTGTACCTTAGTTGAGTCTAAATCTATCTTTTACATATGCTGTTTAAAAGTGTAGTGTTACTAGTATAAGGTACTACTTTATTTGGTCTAACCAAATGTAGTTCTTAACTAaactactaaaaaaataaactaaaaattaaattacaaatgaacCACTTCACAGTCAGTAGTATATAgtgtatttgtttaaaacacaGACATATCAAGATTGTTTAGTTTATTAAGTACCCAACCAAATGAGTAAAGACGCTTATTATGAGTGATGACATCATTGTACTATTATCTAAGAAGATAATTAATTgtcctaaatatttttacaaagtaTTGAATAATAAGGGTTCTATCTTTGCCATCTTAATACAACTACAGCCTTGTTCTTCAAATAACTTCAAACATCTGACCTTCACTATACCACAGGTCATTTGATAAAGTGTATTAGactgttgttaaaataataaaaagattcattttcaaaataataatgggCTTAAATCTTTAATTCCAGGAATATGAGAATCAAACTTCACCAGAGGCTAAATTCGCTAAGGACTTAGACCGTTACGACATGATACTGCAGGCGTTTGAATATGAAAAACGCGAAAAGGCACCGAAGAAACTGCAAGAGTTCTTCACTGCTACTGAAGGAAGGTTCAACCATCCATTCATAAAGGACCTAGTAACAGAACTATATAGGCAAAGAGAAGAGTTTGAGAAAAAAAGTCTACTCAATGATCATGCATAGTTTAGCAAATCTTCTCCTTAACTCTCCTTCTCAGTACTTATCTATTTCTTATAGTAAAGCAGCAAAGATAACTAGCTGAGCTAGTTAGTATATTTCATATTACTGTCGAGGCATCAAAGCGTAATATTCTACGAAGTATGATTAATCTTTTGGCGCCACGCCGTATACGTGATAAAACCATATTTAACTAATGACTTCTAGAAAAGGCGTCTAGATAAGTACGTGACAAAAACAGGTCTACaaaatgataaacaaataaaaacattcgaatGCATAACTATGTGCTATTTAACAGCAAACAAAGCTAAAAGTTAATTCTTGAACTCTCCAATTAGCATATTCGGCTGAATGGTCCGCATCCACGTATAATCCGCGTTGCCCGAAAAGGTTAATATATATTTCGTAACGTCAATACGACCATTTGGTATCTATATGAAAAATATGCACAATATGTATAACAGTAATTAGATCAGTGTATGATCCATATAAGCTTCAATGTAATAATGTATGTTGCAATgttctaaaatattcataacaagCTATTTTTCCAGTGCAGCAGTAATTTTCTTAAgcataagtaattaatattagctgacaataatacattttctgaTATTGCAGTGCTCTATTTTATAATGCTTACACAAATATAATGCATGGTATTGTGGGATAGAAATACGTGATTATTATAATAGCAAGTATCTATCAAAGTTCAAAATACGAGTAACTTAAAGAATGACTAGTATTTAAGCATTGATATTACTTACATTACATGTAATGCAGAATGTGATATACTTCAGTAATACTATGAATAGATACATAATAGgtagtaattttaatatcaccACTGTTAATTCCCTATGTTACCTACCAGGGATTTTAGTCGTCCAGTATTATCAATTACCATTTGTTATACCTTAGTGCTGCCATATTTGTCCTTTGATGTCAAAATACCTAAATGATACGcgtgtcaaaaaataaaactaaataaaagctaGAAGACTACATTAAAACCAATTTACTTCATGAGTGATATATTATTCCAATGCATAATATAAGGTATAAGGTACATGTTTacgttaacaaaaaaataagaaacagttttacaagattatatttaatataagatGATGATAATCAAACATACGTAATAATAcgtagtatttttaattgtacaCTATTAGAAATTTTAACCACAAGCAAATCAGAAagccaaaaatataatactactagTCAATGACAACTGTATTATTAGAAAGTGTACCTATCTATAAAGAAttcattttgttaatatttatttgttatccaCATTAAAAGCTAAGCTCAGtgttaagtaagtaataattttactacatcacaaagtttttattaactaatCCTTGCGCTTTCCAACTACCACATAAGTATCACTTAAGTTTTTATATGCTTTGTAATCCTAATTAATATAATCTGATTTAATatgacgtttaaaaataattttactccTTACAGAAAACATTCAGTAGATAATTCAACATTGTTCCCGCTGCCTTTAACATTACAAGTTTTTATGAAactgacgttttttttttcacatataCTCTGCCCTCTTACAATCAGGATGTGTgatttaagtatatatttaatatttatattgaggTATAAATCTGGAAGCTAATTGATTACAAATATATGACACAAACCAGAAACTTAATTCATTCTTATCCTATTATTAACATTTGTCAAATACCGTTAATTCTCATGccttatgaaaaatattcactagacattaaaaatatgaatatctaATAAAGAAACAATCTTTAATTTCTGATTGTGGCATATTTAGGACTCATTTCTACATGTAACttgcatcatttatttattgggcATATGCATTACCATAAAATTGGTAGTAGGAGATGCCCTTAAAACAATTCTCTCAATAATAGGAAACTcctcaacaacaaaatataacacaGTTGTACTTTTCAGattttattgtacaaaaatggGTAGTTGAGTAAACATACAAACCTATTCAGTCAAAATTAACATTAAGATTTGCATAAATGCTAAGACTTATTGTGACAAATCTATTTCCAATGTGTCTGTAAATGTGATTTATTAATCACAGCAACAGACAACAGTTTTTCAGATCCTACATGTTTGAAATCCTAGACTCCCaactttaacatttaacataataacattttatattgggtttaagtataattaaattaggcTCTCTTTAATgcaagtttttaatgttattctaATTTATAGGATTGCTTATATCACGTAAACAATTTCGGCTCTTAACAAACAAGCTCAAAATGTTATGTGATTAAACATAATATGGAGCAGTCaagaatatttcatttttttttaattagcagTTTGTTTTTGGTTAGTTACATTTGCTGCTACTTGTTCTTCTTTTTTTCGTTGCTTTTCTCTCATTAGTTCAGCATctctataaaacacaaaattgagttaaatttacaaaatatgacaTGGACATGGTTTATAATTATGGAAAAATATTGGTAGGTAGGTTGCAACTATAAGTGAAGCATGATTATCATGCCTATTAATTGATAAAGTCAGGTTTTATTATCAAATGTATACCACTGTGTTCAAGCACTAGGTAATGTTTATCTATTTAAACACcactaaaattgtt contains:
- the LOC113501642 gene encoding HD domain-containing protein 2, giving the protein MSLVIENTKILEFLELVGRLKHVKRTGWVLCDINECESIAGHMYRMGLMTFLLTEENNPTNLDRFRCLQIALVHDLAECIVGDLTPHCGVSPEEKHRREDEAMKKIAELTGIAGDRMYELYKEYENQTSPEAKFAKDLDRYDMILQAFEYEKREKAPKKLQEFFTATEGRFNHPFIKDLVTELYRQREEFEKKSLLNDHA